One Phragmites australis chromosome 23, lpPhrAust1.1, whole genome shotgun sequence DNA window includes the following coding sequences:
- the LOC133906452 gene encoding pentatricopeptide repeat-containing protein At2g15980 has translation MPLDAKVESVVQHSQRHPLLSMHAGGAASAATRGRDPTADPSSLYFVDTAHPYAAAAAFALTSHRAKSKWSHLSSLPLPSPLPAAAAGVLLLLRRRPHTALRFHAFALRRLLPSRSPPPLVLSASAAHVASASRLRRAALSVLASASRHYSPAQIFNALAATYRRFASAPFVFDLLLLAYLRSHRDALAAASVARRILAAGARPLPSTTAALLRSLPSAAAALDMYHQIYTHPNPRTNRLLLPTVHTFNSLLLALYREGKCDEFKTVLQEMGKYSCKHNVCTYNIRMAGYCDRGEVDKARGLWDEMVQEGIQPDLTAHNTMIGWYCRDGEVGMAEEMFKDIEMGEIDPSATTFEWLVRGHCMAGEVDAAMLVHADMRRRGFGMAAEVVEEVLDGLCQKRRVEEGLGVLREEMKREEFAPTRGSYELLIRGFCEEGEVELAIRLQAEMAGKGFKAGSEVYLAFIRAYGKSGDYEMVDRLTKEMAAMGIEDL, from the coding sequence ATGCCCTTAGATGCTAAAGTAGAATCCGTCGTGCAACACTCTCAGAGGCACCCGCTCCTCTCAATgcacgccggcggcgcggcCTCTGCCGCCACCCGCGGCCGAGATCCCACCGCCGACCCCTCCTCCCTCTACTTCGTCGACACCGCCCACCCGTACGCCGCGGCTGCCGCTTTTGCGCTCACCTCCCACCGCGCCAAGTCCAAGTGGTCAcatctctcctccctccccctcccctcccccctccctgccgctgccgccggcgtgctcctcctcctccgccgccgcccgcacACCGCGCTCCGCTTCCACGCCTTCGCCCTCCGTCGCCTCCTACCCTcccgctcccctccccctctcgtcctctccgcctccgccgctcacgtcgcctccgcctcccgcctccgccgcgccgccctcTCCGTtctcgcctccgcctcccgccaCTACTCCCCGGCCCAAATCTTCAACGCCCTCGCCGCTACCTACCGTCGCTTCGCCTCCGCTCCCTTCGTATTCGACCTCCTTCTCCTCGCCTACCTCCGCTCCCACCGCGACGCCCTCGCCGCGGCTTCCGTCGCCCGCCGcatcctcgccgccggcgcccggcccctcccctccaccaccgccgccctcctccGCTCCCTCCCGTCCGCCGCGGCGGCCCTCGACATGTACCATCAAATCTACACGCATCCAAATCCGAGAACCAACCGCCTGCTCCTGCCGACTGTCCACACCTTCAactccctcctcctcgccttgTACCGCGAAGGCAAGTGCGATGAATTCAAGACTGTGCTCCAGGAAATGGGCAAGTATTCCTGCAAGCACAATGTGTGCACATACAACATTAGGATGGCGGGGTACTGCGACCGTGGAGAGGTGGACAAGGCGCGAGGACTGTGGGATGAGATGGTTCAGGAAGGGATCCAGCCGGATCTCACTGCGCACAACACGATGATTGGTTGGTACTGCCGTGATGGAGAGGTGGGTATGGCAGAGGAGATGTTTAAAGATATTGAGATGGGTGAGATTGATCCGAGTGCCACAACATTCGAGTGGTTGGTCAGAGGACATTGTATGGCAGGGGAAGTGGATGCAGCAATGCTTGTGCATGCGGACATGAGGAGGCGGGGCTTTGGGATGGCAGCAGAGGTTGTCGAggaggttttggatggattatgTCAAAAGAGGAGGGTTGAGGAGGGGTTAGGAGTTCTGCGGGAGGAGATGAAGAGGGAAGAGTTTGCGCCAACTCGGGGGAGCTATGAGCTGTTGATAAGGGGGTTTTGTGAGGAAGGTGAGGTGGAGCTGGCGATAAGACTCCAGGCAGAGATGGCTGGGAAGGGATTCAAGGCTGGAAGCGAGGTCTACCTTGCGTTTATTCGTGCCTATGGGAAGTCTGGGGATTATGAGATGGTGGATAGGTTGACGAAGGAAATGGCGGCGATGGGCATTGAGGATTTATGA